In Pseudomonas fluorescens, the following are encoded in one genomic region:
- a CDS encoding HIT domain-containing protein: MSARTIYSGKHIVISHCRDCDIPGYMIISLKRKIFKLEELSSAESAELMKGLAFTERALNTLFSPEKIYIMRISELNHELHFHVFSRYTSVTNLYLAEHNERIIDGPLFFSWTRKKFNRSQPEPTKEALNAQSILTETLKGYFSESL; this comes from the coding sequence ATGTCAGCGCGGACAATTTACTCAGGAAAACACATCGTAATCTCTCACTGCCGGGACTGTGATATCCCGGGCTACATGATTATTTCTCTCAAGCGGAAGATATTTAAACTGGAAGAGTTAAGTTCGGCGGAAAGTGCTGAACTGATGAAAGGCTTGGCATTTACGGAGCGAGCTTTAAACACTCTATTTTCTCCTGAGAAAATATACATAATGCGTATTTCCGAGCTCAATCATGAGCTACATTTTCATGTTTTCTCCAGGTATACCTCCGTGACCAATTTATATTTGGCGGAACACAATGAACGCATTATTGATGGCCCCTTATTTTTCAGCTGGACGCGAAAAAAGTTTAATCGCTCACAGCCTGAGCCCACCAAAGAGGCATTGAACGCTCAATCAATTCTGACAGAAACCCTCAAGGGCTATTTTTCGGAATCTCTGTAA
- the moaE gene encoding molybdopterin synthase catalytic subunit MoaE: MAIRVQSTAFDPGAEVNAMHDANVGVGAVVSFVGYVRDFNDGLDVAGMFLEHYPGMTEKALGKIAIEAEQRWPLLKLEVLHRIGALEPGEPIVFVGAASAHRQAAFDACAFVMDYLKTRAPFWKKENTSDGPRWVEGRDSDHAAADRWKQ; encoded by the coding sequence ATGGCGATTCGCGTGCAGTCCACCGCGTTCGACCCGGGTGCCGAAGTCAATGCCATGCACGATGCCAATGTCGGCGTGGGTGCGGTGGTGAGTTTTGTCGGCTACGTGCGCGACTTCAATGACGGCCTCGACGTCGCCGGGATGTTCCTCGAACACTATCCGGGCATGACCGAAAAGGCCCTCGGCAAGATTGCCATCGAGGCCGAGCAGCGCTGGCCGTTGCTCAAGCTGGAAGTGCTGCACCGCATCGGCGCCCTGGAACCGGGCGAGCCGATTGTCTTCGTCGGCGCGGCCAGCGCCCATCGTCAGGCGGCTTTCGACGCCTGCGCCTTTGTCATGGATTACCTGAAAACCCGTGCGCCGTTCTGGAAGAAAGAAAACACCAGCGACGGGCCGCGTTGGGTTGAGGGGCGTGACAGTGATCATGCGGCGGCGGATCGCTGGAAGCAGTAA
- the moaC gene encoding cyclic pyranopterin monophosphate synthase MoaC, translating to MLTHLDSQGRANMVDVTEKAVTFREATAQALVRMLPETLQMIVSGGHPKGDVFAVARIAGIQAAKKTSDLIPLCHPLMLTGVKVELSAEGDDSVRIVARCKLSGQTGVEMEALTAASVAALTIYDMCKAVDRGMTIESVRLLEKVGGKSGHFQAEQS from the coding sequence GTGCTGACTCATCTCGATTCCCAAGGTCGCGCCAACATGGTCGACGTCACTGAAAAAGCCGTGACGTTCCGTGAGGCGACCGCCCAAGCGCTGGTGCGCATGCTGCCCGAAACCCTGCAGATGATCGTCAGCGGCGGCCACCCCAAGGGTGATGTGTTTGCCGTGGCGCGCATTGCCGGCATTCAGGCGGCGAAGAAAACCAGCGATCTGATTCCCCTGTGCCATCCGCTGATGCTGACCGGCGTCAAGGTCGAGCTCAGTGCCGAAGGCGACGATTCGGTGCGCATCGTGGCGCGCTGCAAGCTGTCCGGGCAGACCGGTGTCGAGATGGAGGCCCTGACCGCCGCCAGTGTCGCCGCCCTGACGATCTATGACATGTGCAAGGCCGTGGACCGTGGCATGACCATCGAAAGCGTGCGTCTGCTGGAGAAGGTCGGCGGCAAGAGCGGACATTTCCAGGCGGAGCAGTCATGA
- a CDS encoding ABC transporter substrate-binding protein, which yields MKKFPLITGLALSLLACSSVFAAEKTLRIGIEAAYPPFASKTDKGEIAGFDYDIGNALCAQMKAKCVWVEGEFDGLIPSLKVKKIDMALSSMTINEDRKKSVDFTHKYYFTSSRLVMKEGAVVDDQYASLKGKNVGVQRATTTDRYATEVFEPKGINVKRYSNNEEIYMDLAAGRLDAIFADTIPLNDFLSMPRGKGYAFVGPELKDPKYVGEGAGIAVRKGNAELVSELNTAIDGIRASGEYQKISDKYFKSDIYGD from the coding sequence ATGAAGAAGTTCCCCCTCATCACCGGTCTGGCCCTGAGTCTGTTGGCGTGCAGTTCTGTGTTCGCCGCCGAGAAAACCCTGCGCATCGGTATCGAAGCGGCGTATCCACCGTTTGCCTCGAAAACCGACAAAGGCGAAATCGCCGGTTTCGACTATGACATTGGCAACGCCCTGTGCGCGCAGATGAAGGCCAAGTGTGTGTGGGTCGAAGGCGAGTTCGACGGTCTGATTCCTTCCCTGAAGGTGAAGAAAATCGACATGGCGCTGTCGTCCATGACCATCAATGAAGACCGCAAGAAGTCGGTGGACTTCACCCACAAGTACTATTTCACTTCGTCGCGCCTGGTGATGAAGGAAGGCGCGGTGGTGGATGACCAGTACGCCAGCCTCAAGGGCAAGAACGTCGGTGTGCAGCGTGCCACCACCACCGATCGTTACGCCACCGAAGTGTTCGAGCCCAAGGGCATCAACGTCAAGCGCTACAGCAACAACGAAGAAATCTACATGGACCTGGCAGCCGGCCGCCTTGACGCGATTTTTGCCGACACCATTCCACTGAATGACTTCCTGTCGATGCCGCGTGGCAAGGGTTACGCTTTTGTCGGGCCGGAGCTGAAAGATCCGAAGTATGTGGGCGAGGGTGCCGGGATTGCCGTGCGCAAGGGCAACGCCGAGTTGGTCAGCGAGCTGAACACGGCCATTGATGGCATTCGCGCCAGTGGTGAGTACCAGAAGATTTCGGACAAGTATTTCAAGTCCGACATTTACGGCGACTAA
- the moaD gene encoding molybdopterin converting factor subunit 1, which yields MNVTVKFFARYREALGLDSVKVEGNFATVDDVRALLAQRDGAEVLSEQNLMCARNEDLCQLDEPVSEGDEVAFFPTVTGG from the coding sequence ATGAACGTTACCGTGAAGTTTTTCGCCCGTTATCGTGAAGCGCTGGGTCTGGACTCGGTGAAAGTAGAAGGCAACTTCGCCACCGTCGACGACGTGCGCGCACTGTTGGCCCAGCGTGACGGTGCCGAGGTGTTGAGCGAGCAAAACCTGATGTGCGCCCGTAATGAAGACCTGTGCCAGCTCGACGAGCCGGTCAGCGAGGGCGATGAAGTGGCGTTCTTTCCGACTGTGACCGGAGGCTGA